From a region of the Lactuca sativa cultivar Salinas chromosome 4, Lsat_Salinas_v11, whole genome shotgun sequence genome:
- the LOC111886773 gene encoding uncharacterized protein LOC111886773, whose amino-acid sequence MAVLDEWSGFCSGGGGGGGGGVCEGGDGSGNDIGDDGVSGDKNGGGGGVMDCGGGSVRGGGVRGCGGGNRGGVDRDIDGVGGCGGGSRRGGGGNIGDGCCGNNDGGGSDVVKGDYNFGGGGGGSVDRSDGCGQSSGRDCDSRSNHEGDIGSYVGDSCGDGGGGGVGSGGGCDDGSGGGSSGRRGGFDVLMICMLYSKKVIH is encoded by the exons ATGGCGGTGTTAGATGAGTGGAGTGGATtttgtagtggtggtggtg gtggtggtggtggtggtgtttgtGAAGGTGGTGATGGTAGCGGCAACGACATAGGTGATGATGGTGTTAGCGGAGACaaaaatggtggtggtggtggcgttaTGGATTGTGGCGGTGGTAGTGTTCGCGGAGGTGGTGTTCGTGGTTGTGGCGGTGGGAACCGTGGAGGTGTCGATAGAGACATAG ATGGTgttggtggttgtggtggtggcAGTCGCAGAGGTGGCGGTGGCAACATAGGTGATGGTTGTTGTGGAAACAATGATGGTGGTGGTAGCGATGTTGTAAAAGGGGATTACAattttggtggtggtggtggtggtagcgtTGATAGGAGTGATGGTTGTGGACAGAGTAGCGGCAGGGATTGTGATAGTCGTAGTAATCACGAAGGTGACATTGGTAGTTATGTAGGTGACAGTTGCGGAGATGGCGGTGGTGGTGGCGTAGGTAGTGGTGGCGGCTGCGACGATGGTAGTGGTGGAGGTAGTAGTGGTCGCAGAGGTGGATTTGATGTATTAATGATTTGTATGCTATATAGTAAAAAAGTTATACATTGA